One Epinephelus lanceolatus isolate andai-2023 chromosome 17, ASM4190304v1, whole genome shotgun sequence genomic window carries:
- the LOC144458416 gene encoding uncharacterized protein LOC144458416: MNRRLLQDLEQMTLFKHTGNLEVFHNALLKYCPKRLHFDYPSMQARTRLAVMDHNENHNTKREQALTATGLQRHNLVFQKQSKQWVSRPVYKETTQRFRDDLMEQVLHRRLDPSVIFRDSTSKVNVPRLAANIAPFPKPNKEDVIKAHKSRYTGSSEE; the protein is encoded by the exons ATGAACAGACGTCTCCTTCAAGATTTGGAGCAAATGACGCTGTTCAAGCACACgg gaaACCTTGAGGTTTTCCATAATGCCCTCCTGAAATACTGTCCAAAGCGCCTGCATTTTGACTATCCTTCGATGCAGGCACGCACAAGGTTGGCTGTCATGGATCACAATGAGAACCACAACACAAAGCGTGAACAGGCTTTGACTGCAACAG GCCTCCAAAGACACAACCTTGTCTTTCAGAAGCAGTCCAAGCAGTGGGTTTCCCGGCCAGTTTACAAGGAGACAACTCAAAGATTCAGAGATGACCTGATGGAGCAAGTACTGCACAGACGGCTGGATCCCTCAGTCATATTCAGAGACTCCACATCAAAAGTGAACGTCCCCCGTCTAGCTGCCAACATCGCTCCatttcctaaacccaacaagGAGGATGTCATAAAAGCACACAAATCTAGGTACACAGGCTCATCAGAGGAATAA